The following proteins are co-located in the Polystyrenella longa genome:
- a CDS encoding phosphopantetheine-binding protein, with the protein MSSTINPAGSAAGHPQGQGQAQPQIIHFDATIRRKDKMRNKAIGTQPNAPALNGHAVAAVQPAMPQAAPAPVQPTPAPVQAAPAPVTAAPMAATPVQPAAPAPQATAAASPAAVDNSNKKKLTIPELEQFLIDFVVEQTGYPAEMVELDADLEADLGIDSIKKAQMFGEIAEQVVLDVEIEMSADMSLDDFPTLRSIIEFITTPKAAPANGTAAPAVAAPVAYASPVAAPVAVAPATPTPVQPTPAAPVPVAARPVAPAAPVPVQPVAAAPVMPQPVQTVAPTAPAAPVTASHAPAMSNGAAATSTVPKKKLTPAELEQFLIDFVVEQTGYPTEMVEMDADLEADLGIDSIKKAQMFGEIAEQVELEKEIELTADMSLDDFPTLRSITEFIQQS; encoded by the coding sequence GTGAGTTCAACGATCAACCCGGCAGGGTCCGCAGCAGGACATCCTCAAGGTCAAGGCCAAGCTCAGCCACAAATCATTCACTTTGACGCCACGATTCGCCGCAAAGATAAAATGCGAAATAAGGCGATTGGCACACAGCCCAATGCCCCCGCGTTAAACGGCCATGCCGTCGCGGCTGTTCAGCCGGCTATGCCTCAGGCTGCTCCTGCACCAGTACAACCCACTCCTGCTCCAGTCCAGGCAGCTCCGGCGCCCGTGACAGCCGCACCAATGGCAGCCACTCCTGTGCAACCAGCTGCACCTGCTCCGCAAGCAACTGCAGCAGCCAGCCCGGCTGCAGTGGACAACAGCAATAAAAAGAAACTCACGATTCCGGAACTCGAACAGTTCCTGATTGACTTCGTAGTCGAGCAAACCGGTTACCCGGCCGAGATGGTCGAACTGGACGCCGACCTGGAAGCCGACCTCGGCATCGACAGCATCAAAAAAGCTCAGATGTTCGGAGAAATTGCTGAACAGGTTGTTCTGGATGTCGAAATCGAAATGTCCGCAGATATGTCTCTGGACGACTTCCCGACTCTGCGAAGCATTATCGAATTCATCACGACACCGAAAGCAGCACCGGCCAACGGTACTGCCGCTCCGGCGGTTGCCGCACCAGTCGCTTACGCCTCACCGGTTGCTGCCCCTGTTGCAGTAGCTCCTGCTACACCCACCCCTGTTCAGCCAACTCCGGCTGCTCCGGTACCCGTCGCCGCGAGACCAGTTGCCCCCGCAGCACCTGTTCCAGTTCAACCAGTCGCGGCTGCTCCAGTAATGCCTCAGCCCGTACAAACAGTGGCACCGACAGCACCTGCTGCACCCGTCACCGCCTCACATGCACCAGCAATGAGTAACGGTGCTGCCGCAACTTCAACCGTGCCAAAGAAAAAGCTGACTCCAGCAGAACTGGAACAGTTCCTGATCGACTTCGTCGTTGAGCAGACCGGTTATCCCACTGAGATGGTGGAGATGGATGCCGACCTGGAAGCCGACCTTGGTATCGACAGCATCAAAAAAGCACAGATGTTCGGTGAAATCGCAGAGCAAGTCGAACTCGAAAAAGAGATCGAACTGACTGCAGATATGTCGCTCGATGATTTCCCAACATTGCGAAGCATCACCGAATTTATTCAGCAGTCCTAA